One Bacillota bacterium genomic window, GCTCCATGCCATGTGCCTATGGCCCAGCCCAGGAATCTTATCGGGGGACATATATCTTGGCCATACTGGCCATGACAGTTACATATACTCTTCCTCCTCCCGGAGGAGCTACAGTTTGTGGCCGTATATACCCAGCAGAGCTTCGACTTTGTTCTTTCTCCTGTCGGGCTTGGAGCCATATGCCTCTTGATAATCGCTTTAATGGTCAATAATATTTCCAGCGACCGGAAATACCCTGATTATTGGTTTTAGTGTAAACCCGAGGTCAGGCCCCTAACTTATCACCTTAATTAGACCCCCGTCAATAACAGCGCAACTAGCGCAACAATAATCCCATCTCCGGCATATAAACAGGAGATGGGATTATTGTTCCTACCTGACTTGCACATGTTCAAACCAAAGGATATAAGCACCAAATTCAACCAGTCAAAAAAATCGTCCTCCTGGTTAGTCCGTGGCTTGAATAAGTGAATTATTCAAGCCTGACCCTAAGTTTCCTCGACTTGACACCTAAGGGGTTAATTAATACACTAAGGTTAAGCTGCATTAGAACAAGGAGGTAAACCTTAATGGAGAAGATAATAGGAATTAATGAAGTGCGACCAAAGCTTTCTTTTATAATTGAATCCCTGGATAAGCCCGTAATAATAACGGTAAATTCTGAACCAAAATCTGTCCTTATGCGATACGACGAATACTTACGATTGTCAAACGCTGAATCAGAAATCAAACGGCTATCCTTACAACTGGCTGTTGAAAAAGCCAGAAGTCAGTCTAAAGACGCCGGCATTACTGAAGCAAATATTGCCGAAGAAATAGCTGAATACAGAAAATCTAAAAGAGGCAACAATCAATGATAGTTGTAATTGACACTAACGTACTGATTTCTGGATTGGTCTCTCAAGGTCCCCCGTCACAGGTTATTAATCTATGGATTACAAACAAAATTATTGTATGCGTAAGTTCCGAAATAGTTGAGGAATATCTTACTGTAGTTTTAAGACCTAAATTTAGGCCTCTGGGCACCGCACAGGAAAGATATGATATAATTTCGAAACTTATTGAACTGGATAATACTAAAATGGTTTGTCCCAGTGTTAAACTTAACGCCGTCCAAGAAGATACTGATGATAATATTTTTCTGGAATGCGCCCTACAATCTAA contains:
- a CDS encoding type II toxin-antitoxin system Phd/YefM family antitoxin, with product MEKIIGINEVRPKLSFIIESLDKPVIITVNSEPKSVLMRYDEYLRLSNAESEIKRLSLQLAVEKARSQSKDAGITEANIAEEIAEYRKSKRGNNQ
- a CDS encoding putative toxin-antitoxin system toxin component, PIN family; translation: MIVVIDTNVLISGLVSQGPPSQVINLWITNKIIVCVSSEIVEEYLTVVLRPKFRPLGTAQERYDIISKLIELDNTKMVCPSVKLNAVQEDTDDNIFLECALQSNANVIITGDHHLLGINGFKGIEILQPQYFLKHLF